A genomic window from Solea senegalensis isolate Sse05_10M unplaced genomic scaffold, IFAPA_SoseM_1 scf7180000015291, whole genome shotgun sequence includes:
- the LOC122762122 gene encoding trace amine-associated receptor 4-like, with the protein MMQTLDEVDLCFPQLLNASCRKTALPPAVFMITYIMLTFIGLLTLMLNLLVIVSISHFRKLHTPTNILLLSLGISDFLVGFLIFIQTSAIDGCWFLGDFMCIVYYVMEYIIVSSSVGTMVLISVDRYVAICDPMHYRTKVTEKRVKMCVCACWGGSTLCHCVLLRHNLKQPGSLNSCIGECVILINNISFVIDMTVSFIIPVIFVVVLYLRIFVAVIVQVRAMRVRTAAGPQQSSVKVKKSEMKAARTLGIVIVVFLLCVGPFFSSAVTGEDIPLNVSSDAFVILFFYFNSSLNPLIYAFFYPWFRKSIKLIFTLQILKPGSSDFKLM; encoded by the exons ATGATGCAAACCCTCGATGAAGTGGACCTCTGTTTCCCACAACTTCTCAACGCCTCCTGCAGGAAGACGGCATTGCCTCCAGCTGTGTTCATGATCACTTACATCATGCTGACGTTCATCGGTCTGCTCACTTTGATGCTCAACTTGCTCGTCATTGTCTCTATCTCCCACTTCAG GAAGCTCCACACCCCCACCAatatcctcctcctttctctgggTATCTCAGATTTTCTCGTGGGTTtccttattttcattcaaacctcGGCGATAGACGGCTGCTGGTTCCTCGGTGACTTTATGTGTATTGTTTATTATGTCATGGAATACATCATCGTTTCTTCCTCGGTAGGAACCATGGTCCTTATATCAGTCGATCGCTATGTGGCTATTTGTGACCCAATGCATTACCGAACCAAAGTTACTGAAAAAAGAGttaagatgtgtgtttgtgcttgttgggGGGGTTCGaccctctgtcactgtgtgctgctgaggcACAACCTGAAACAGCCAGGCAGCCTGAATTCCTGCATCGGAGAGTGTGTCATTCTGATAAATAACATCTCTTTTGTCATAGACATGACTGTGTCCTTTATTATTCCTGTCATTTTCGTCGTTGTCCTATATCTCAGAATCTTTGTGGCAGTCATCGTTCAGGTCCGTGCCATGCGAGTGCGCACGGCAGCCGGTCCTCAACAGAGCTCAGTCAAagtaaagaaatcagaaatgaaagcgGCACGGACTCTCggcattgttattgttgtgtttttattatgcgTCGGCCCGTTTTTTAGCAGTGCGGTGACAGGCGAGGACATCCCGCTCAATGTGTCAAGTGATGCATTTGTCATACTTTTTTTCTACTTTAACTCCAGTTTAAACCCACTGATATATGCCTTTTTCTACCCCTGGTTTAGAAAATCTATCAAACTAATTTTTACACTACAAATACTGAAGCCCGGCTCCTCTGACTTCAAATTAATGTAA
- the LOC122762120 gene encoding trace amine-associated receptor 13c-like, with protein sequence MQTLDEVDLCFPQLLNASCRKTALPPAVSMITYIMLTFIGLLTLMLNLLVIVSISHFRQLHTPTNILLLSLGISDFFVGFLIFIQTSAIDGCWFLGDFMCIVYYVLEYIIVSSSIGTMILISVDRYVAICDPMHYRTKVTEKRVKMCVCACWGCATLCHCVLLRHNLKQPGSLNSCIGECVILINNISLVIDMTVSFIGPVIVVVVLYLRIFVAVIVQVRAMRVHTAAGPQQTSIKVKKSEMKAARTLGVVIVVFLLCLCPFFSSAVTGEDILLNVSSDAFVILFFDFNSSLNPLIYAFFYPWFRKSIKLIFTLQILKPGSSDFKLM encoded by the exons ATGCAAACCCTCGATGAAGTAGACCTCTGTTTCCCACAACTCCTCAACGCCTCTTGCAGGAAGACGGCATTGCCTCCGGCTGTGTCCATGATCACTTACATCATGCTGACATTCATCGGTCTGCTGACTTTGATGCTCAACCTGCTCGTCATTGTCTCCATTTCCCACTTCAG GCAGCTCCATACCCCCACCAatatcctcctcctttctctgggTATCTCAGATTTTTTCGTGGGTTtccttattttcattcaaacctcGGCGATAGACGGCTGCTGGTTCCTCGGTGACTtcatgtgtattgtgtattaCGTGCTGGAATACATCATCGTCTCTTCCTCGATAGGAACCATGATCCTCATATCAGTCGATCGCTATGTGGCTATTTGTGACCCAATGCATTACCGAACCAAAGTCACtgaaaaaagagttaaaatgtgtgtttgtgcttgttgggGGTGTGCGaccctctgtcactgtgtgctgctgaggcACAACCTGAAACAGCCAGGCAGCCTGAATTCCTGCATCGGAGAGTGTGTCATTCTAATCAATAACATCTCTTTAGTCATTGACATGACTGTGTCCTTTATAGGTCCTGTCATTGTCGTTGTCGTCCTGTATCTCAGAATCTTTGTGGCAGTCATCGTTCAGGTCCGTGCCATGCGAGTGCACACGGCAGCTGGTCCTCAACAGACTTCGATCAAagtaaagaaatcagaaatgaaagcgGCGCGGACTCTCGgcgttgttattgttgtgtttttattatgccTCTGCCCATTTTTTAGCAGTGCGGTGACAGGCGAGGACATCCTGCTCAATGTGTCAAGTGATGCATTTGTCATACTTTTTTTCGACTTTAACTCCAGTTTAAACCCACTGATATATGCCTTTTTCTATCCCTGGTTTAGAAAATCTATCAAACTAATTTTTACACTACAAATACTGAAGCCTGGCTCCTCTGACTTCAAATTAATGTAA